The genomic region CTGTTGCGCGAGAGATGTTGGCAAAACCCACCGGTGCTGCACTCAGATAATGGCGCGCCGATGACGTCCTACACGCTGAAAGCGCGGCTGGCAGAACTGGGTATGTTGATGTCCCACAGCCGACCCAGGGTGAGCAACGATAACCCGTACTCAGAGTCGTTGTTCAAGACGCTGAAGTACTGCCCGAAGTGGCCCGCCAAAGGCTTTTCATCACTAGCGGCGGTGCGCAAATGGATGCTGTTGTTCGAGCAAGCCTATAACGAAGAGCACCTGCACAGCGGCATCAACTTCGTGACGCCAGCACAACGGCACCAAGGTGTTGATGCAGAGTTGTTAGCCAAACGTGAAGCGGTTTATGAACGAGCAAAGAGTCTGAATCCCAGGCGTTGGTCTGGTGACATTCGAAGCTGGAACGGATGCGATCCCAATACTTAACAATATTTACCTGCATGACATGGTCACCTCATACCAGAACCTTTTCAGCATCTCGCACACCAACATTCGCAAGCAAATGTGGTCGCTTGTCAAATTCATCTACCCAGAGCATTTCCAGCACTTGAAGCCTATGTATAGAAGAACTACTGTCCAAGTGTGGATGATTTTCCGATTACATTGATTGATTTCTAAAACGACGCAGATCGGACCTATGAGGACGCTCATGAGTGAGTCAACTAATCGCAAGTCCGTGTTGGCCTCCACGGTCAGACATCCAGTGACGCTGGTCCCCATGAGGGCTCGGTTTGTAGCATTGTTGACAGTGCTGGTATTGGCGAATCTTCCCGCCATCACCTTTGCGCAATCATCGTGCCCCGGCATTCACGTGAAGATTCTGGACATCAGAAACAGCGCTGGAGCGATAGCTTGCGCGCTTTTCAAAACGTCAGAGGGCTTTCCTACTGAGTTTCTGCGCTCAGCAACCAATATCATAATGACGAAGGTGCAGGATACGGAGGCGCGTTGCGATTTTGTAGACATCCCGCCGGGAACCTATTCCCTTGCCGTCATTCATGATGAAAATATGGACGGCAAGCTTGGCACCAACGGGATAGGGATGCCCACCGAAGGCTACGGTTTTTCAAACGGTGCAAGCGCCTTGATGGGTGCGCCTTCGTTCGAGGCCGCCAGGTTTCCGTACGATGGGCAAAACTTGGACCTGACGATCAGCTTGAATTACTGAGTGACACCCATCTTGTTCTGTGAAATGTGGGGGCTGACCCCATTAACACTTGATTCCTTATCCGACGCTCGCCTCCCTGAAGGAAACCAGCCGCCTTTTGTCCTCGTCCCAGAGCGCCAGGCGTATTGAATCGATGCTTTCGCGCAGCGTGATCCGGTTGAATGTTTTAAGTTCCGGGTAGTCCTCCAACACCTCGGGCAGGCGGTAGGAAGGGATTCGGCTAGCTAGATGGTGGACATGGTGCACGCCGATGTTGGCGCTGAACCAGCGCAGGATACCCGGCAGTACATAGTAGGAACTGCCCTGCAGCGCGGAGTCATAGGCATTCCAGTGTTCATCGTGTTCCCAGTAGGTGGCCTCGAACTGATGCTGGACGTAGAACAGCCAAACCCCCATGGTGGTGGCGAGCAGCGTGATCGGGATCTGGATCAGCAGGAAGGGTCCCAGTCCAACAAACCAGATTACGCACGTTGCCAGAACCGCAATGGCCGCATTGGTGCCCAGGGTACTGATCCAGGGCATCCAGCCAGCACGCATGAATCCGAAAGGCAGCCGGTAGTCCAGCAGGAAAGTGTAAGTGGGTCCGAAACCGAATAGCACCAGAGGGTGGCGATAGAGGCGATAGCGCCATTGCTGCCTCCGCGGCAGGGCTTGGTATTCGCGCACTGTGAGGGTGTCGAGCCCGCCAATTTGCGGCCGGTCCAGGTTGCCAGAGTTGGCATGGTGGAGGTTGTGGGAGTGGCGCCAGAAATCATGAGGGGTAAGGGTAAGCACACCGATGATACGGCCGACCCAGTCATTGACGCGCCGCGAATGGAAAAACGACCTGTGGCTGCAGTCATGCTGGATCATGAACAGTCGTACCAGGAATCCCGCAGCAGGGACGGCCAGCACCAGCGCCACGGGCCAGTATCCGGCACTGACAGCCAGCCACATCAGAACCCAGATCAATGCAAACGGGAGTGCGGTGATCAGGACCTCCGCAATACTGCGTGCCAGGCGTGGCTTGCAATATGCTCTGAGCGTCTGCCTCAGAGATCTGGGGTCAGTGGTGAACTCGGAGGTCGATGCTGATGGTGTGCTCATAGTGATTTTGCCTCGAATCCGGGGTCTTAAACACCAAGTCTACATTAAAGCCCGTATTGCAACTGTACGCTACCGTACGTTCTAAACCGTGCTGGCATGGCAGGTGACCTCGGGCCCGAAGGAATGGCGTTCATAGATTGTGGCGATGGTTGCAGGGTAGCTACAGTGCAGACTCCAGCGGCGGTACTTGCTGGTGCAAAAACCACTTTTCGGTCACCACTTTGCGTGTAAACCACTGGGACCGCATCAGGCCGCTGGCCAGGGGCAGCTTTACCCAGTCTGGCATTTGCCAGCTGGATTGATCGTTCAGTGCGCGGGTGCCAAAGCGCTCGGAAATCGCCTCGCCGTATCGCTGCAGATTGCGGGCTGATACATCAGACACTTGCCGGATAACGTCTGCGGCTATTAAGGCCGATTCAATGGCGGGACGAATACCTTCGCCACTTTGGGTATACGCGAGGCCAGCGGCATCGCCAATCAACATTATGCCGTCATCTACCAATGGCCGCTCTGCGTGCGCGTACAACAGATAGGCATGACCCTTGAACCGCCCTGGGAGGTCAGCGGGAATGCGACCCTGGGCTTTCATGTCGTCAACAAAGTCATTGAGATGATCCGTCAGCTTGTGGTTGTCCTCACGACCAAGGCCGATATTCAGGAAGTTACCCTTGCGGAATACCCAGGCATAGCCTTTCAGGTCACGGCAGAACCAGAGTTCCGGTGTATCACCCCGGGCCTGGCAGGCGCTGGCCTGGGCGGGGGTCATTTCGAACTCGATTTCTTTTGCGGCTACCACGGTTTCATGGCTGCCGGGGCCTTGCCCCAGTTTTTTGGCGACGGGACAGAAATGACCGCCCGCTCCAATCAATAGTGGGGCTTCAAAGGTGTCGTTGATCACCCAGTTGCGGCCTTTCTGCTCGATGGATTTAACCGGAGTGTTCAACTGCTTGCTGGCGCTCACCCGGTCCAACAGATAGGCATCGAACTCACAGCGGCGAATACCGTAACTGACCGTTTCACCATGATCGTTGTCGACAGGAGCCTGACCCATCATACCGATTCGGAAAGCACTGATGGGCTGTAAGGTTCGCCCTCGGGCGTAATCGTCCTGATCGATTTCCAGCGTATCCATCACGGCCGGCGTCACCCAGCCAGCGCAGGTTTTATCTCGTGGAAAATCCTGCTTGTCGATAATCAGCACCCGTTTACCGCTTTTTTCCAGCGACCAGGCCAGGGTCGACCCGGCAGGGCCGCCGCCAATAACGATGATGTCATAGTGATCCATAGATGGGCTCCATATCGGCTAGGACTCCGGCGCAGCGGAAGTGCTGTAGAGGTGTTTGCGGGTCGGGAGCAGGTTGTTGTTATCCCCGTGAGTAAACACAACCTGGAACAGTTGCAGGGAGCCCGCCCGGAAGGCCGCAGTAGAACCCGCCAGATACATGTGCCACGCCCTGGTGAAATGCGCGTCATACAGTTCGGTGACCTGGTCCTGGACACTTTCAAATCGTTCCATCCAGTGCTCCAGGGTGGCGACGTAGTGCAACCGCAGGTTCTCCACGTCCAGCACCGAGAAATCGCCGCTCTCACAAATGCTCATGAACTCGCCGATGCTGGGTGGGTAGGCGCCGGGGAAAATACGCTTCTCAATCCAGGCGTTCATCAACATCGGGCGGTTTCGACCGATACTGTGCAGCAGCGCCATACCCTCTGGTTTAAGGGAACGACGAATCACCCGGGCCATCTCGCTGTAATGGTCCTTGCCCACATGCTCCAGCATGCCGATAGAAACAAACGCGTCGTACTGGCCCTCGATATTACGGTAATCGTCCTCAATGTATTCGATCAGATGGCTCAGGCCCTGTTTTTCAGCCTCCGCGCGCGCAAAGGCCAATTGCTCCCGGGAGATGTTGTAGGCGTGGACTTTCACACCGTATTGGCGGGCCATATACCGTGCCAGGCCGCCCCATCCACAGCCAGCCTCGACCACGGTCTGGCCGGGTTGGAGCCGCAATTTCCGGCAAACGTGTTCCAGCTTTGCCAGCTGTGCCTGCTCCAGGGACAGGTCCGGGCTTTCGTAGTAGCCACAGGTGTACTGCATTTCGGCGTGGTCGAGCCAGAGCTTATAGAATTCGTTGCCCAGGTCGTAATGGTGGTGAATGTTTTCCCTGGCATCTGAAACGCTGGTAGAGCGGGGGTTATGGTTGCGCCAGACAGCTTCAAGCCATTTTGGCCACTTCTCCCTGGCTTTGTGCACGGCCCGGTATAGCGCCGTCATCAGGTCTGACAGATCCCCCTCGACTTCTAAACGTCCGGAGCTGTATAGATCACCAAATGCCAGGTTGGGATTACTGACCAATTGATAGAGGGCTTTGGGATCGGCCAGCCGGAGAGTGAAGCTGGCGGCGCTGAGGTCTGATTCAATGATTTCGTCATTCCATAGCTGAAATCGAACGGGCGGATTGCCTGCCATTCTCAAAAACTTTGCAATTAACCAGCGTTCGTAACTGTGGGGCTTGCGATCCGTGCTTTCCTCTACAGCCGCTATGGATAACTTATGGGGCCGGTTAGTCGGCTGGTCCTGCAGGGTGTCTGCCTTCCTGGTGCTCTGGCTCATAGATCCTCTCGCTCCCTGATGCTTGCTGGCATTCACTTATTTGGTACGTCTCACGTCAATGCGCCCGATATAGCCACTTCCCGATGCCATACCGATGACACCCAGTGTCAGTATAGAAAACAGGCGGGTTTTGTCACGTACTCTCCCTTTTTCAGTTGCT from Marinobacter sp. LV10R510-11A harbors:
- a CDS encoding NAD(P)/FAD-dependent oxidoreductase, with translation MDHYDIIVIGGGPAGSTLAWSLEKSGKRVLIIDKQDFPRDKTCAGWVTPAVMDTLEIDQDDYARGRTLQPISAFRIGMMGQAPVDNDHGETVSYGIRRCEFDAYLLDRVSASKQLNTPVKSIEQKGRNWVINDTFEAPLLIGAGGHFCPVAKKLGQGPGSHETVVAAKEIEFEMTPAQASACQARGDTPELWFCRDLKGYAWVFRKGNFLNIGLGREDNHKLTDHLNDFVDDMKAQGRIPADLPGRFKGHAYLLYAHAERPLVDDGIMLIGDAAGLAYTQSGEGIRPAIESALIAADVIRQVSDVSARNLQRYGEAISERFGTRALNDQSSWQMPDWVKLPLASGLMRSQWFTRKVVTEKWFLHQQVPPLESAL
- a CDS encoding SAM-dependent methyltransferase, which gives rise to MSQSTRKADTLQDQPTNRPHKLSIAAVEESTDRKPHSYERWLIAKFLRMAGNPPVRFQLWNDEIIESDLSAASFTLRLADPKALYQLVSNPNLAFGDLYSSGRLEVEGDLSDLMTALYRAVHKAREKWPKWLEAVWRNHNPRSTSVSDARENIHHHYDLGNEFYKLWLDHAEMQYTCGYYESPDLSLEQAQLAKLEHVCRKLRLQPGQTVVEAGCGWGGLARYMARQYGVKVHAYNISREQLAFARAEAEKQGLSHLIEYIEDDYRNIEGQYDAFVSIGMLEHVGKDHYSEMARVIRRSLKPEGMALLHSIGRNRPMLMNAWIEKRIFPGAYPPSIGEFMSICESGDFSVLDVENLRLHYVATLEHWMERFESVQDQVTELYDAHFTRAWHMYLAGSTAAFRAGSLQLFQVVFTHGDNNNLLPTRKHLYSTSAAPES
- a CDS encoding fatty acid desaturase, with product MSTPSASTSEFTTDPRSLRQTLRAYCKPRLARSIAEVLITALPFALIWVLMWLAVSAGYWPVALVLAVPAAGFLVRLFMIQHDCSHRSFFHSRRVNDWVGRIIGVLTLTPHDFWRHSHNLHHANSGNLDRPQIGGLDTLTVREYQALPRRQQWRYRLYRHPLVLFGFGPTYTFLLDYRLPFGFMRAGWMPWISTLGTNAAIAVLATCVIWFVGLGPFLLIQIPITLLATTMGVWLFYVQHQFEATYWEHDEHWNAYDSALQGSSYYVLPGILRWFSANIGVHHVHHLASRIPSYRLPEVLEDYPELKTFNRITLRESIDSIRLALWDEDKRRLVSFREASVG
- a CDS encoding DUF2141 domain-containing protein — its product is MSESTNRKSVLASTVRHPVTLVPMRARFVALLTVLVLANLPAITFAQSSCPGIHVKILDIRNSAGAIACALFKTSEGFPTEFLRSATNIIMTKVQDTEARCDFVDIPPGTYSLAVIHDENMDGKLGTNGIGMPTEGYGFSNGASALMGAPSFEAARFPYDGQNLDLTISLNY